The Microbacterium sp. LWH7-1.2 genome window below encodes:
- a CDS encoding polysaccharide biosynthesis tyrosine autokinase, with translation MADRHEDAVLSDCFIEHDRSLPLLPSEHSILAIQHEDGAGARENREPPCPLGVIMGEGMDTKALLRLVRHHWAVVVACLMLGVLGGWALVVAAPREYTASADVFVTVTGGASTGELAQSSNFSQLQARNFSAVATREVVLAPVIESLDLDVTISQLRRQVSTSVPLNTSVITISATDESPERAAAIANSVSTYLAQVVPSLTPRVDGQSPVRLQVIESATAPSAPSSPNVPLLLLTGLLAGLVAAAVVVVLRGVVDARVRDKDQVTEITGLPVLGVVSFDRRAQRDPIAVMKSGSRRGEEYRQLRANLRFLQPGDPHKVFAVTSSRPGEGKSATAANIAAALAASGLEVCLVEADLRRPTLSDVLDLPEYTGFTDVLTGDITLDEAIVSWGPDDLKVVLAGSRPPNPSELLESAAASEVLRRIRERYDVTIIDCPPLNPVPDGAVLARLLGGVILVIGARVLRVRELRRAMDRLTAIGATVEGAVFNLSRSREDHRYSYAPTKAPARPAEPDTAEITTVGDPADVVVAKEPALRTHVTSSGDHP, from the coding sequence ATGGCTGACCGGCACGAGGACGCCGTACTATCCGACTGCTTCATCGAACATGATCGCAGCCTCCCACTCCTCCCTTCTGAGCATTCGATCCTGGCGATCCAGCATGAGGATGGGGCAGGGGCCAGGGAGAACCGCGAACCTCCCTGCCCCCTCGGCGTGATCATGGGCGAGGGTATGGATACCAAGGCTCTGCTGCGGCTCGTCCGGCATCATTGGGCGGTCGTCGTGGCCTGTCTGATGCTGGGCGTCCTGGGGGGGTGGGCGCTCGTCGTCGCGGCGCCGCGTGAGTACACGGCCAGCGCGGACGTGTTCGTCACGGTCACGGGCGGGGCCAGTACCGGGGAGCTCGCGCAGTCGTCGAACTTCTCGCAGCTGCAGGCCCGCAACTTCAGTGCGGTCGCCACCCGCGAGGTGGTGCTCGCCCCCGTGATCGAATCGCTCGATCTCGATGTCACGATCTCGCAGCTGCGACGTCAGGTCTCGACATCCGTTCCCCTGAACACCAGCGTCATCACCATCTCGGCGACCGACGAGTCCCCCGAGCGGGCGGCCGCGATCGCCAACTCGGTGTCCACCTACCTCGCACAAGTCGTCCCGTCTCTCACACCCCGAGTCGACGGTCAGTCGCCGGTCCGCCTGCAAGTCATCGAGTCCGCGACCGCGCCATCGGCGCCGTCGTCACCGAACGTGCCACTGCTGCTGCTCACGGGACTGCTCGCCGGGCTGGTCGCGGCGGCCGTCGTCGTCGTGCTGCGCGGCGTCGTCGACGCCCGCGTGCGCGACAAGGACCAGGTCACGGAGATCACCGGGCTGCCGGTGCTGGGCGTGGTGTCCTTCGACCGGCGCGCGCAACGCGACCCCATCGCGGTCATGAAGAGCGGGTCCCGACGCGGCGAGGAATACCGGCAGCTGCGCGCCAACCTCCGGTTCCTGCAACCCGGAGACCCGCACAAGGTGTTCGCCGTCACCTCCTCACGACCCGGCGAGGGCAAGAGCGCGACCGCGGCGAACATCGCCGCCGCGCTGGCCGCCTCCGGCCTCGAGGTCTGCCTCGTCGAAGCCGACCTGCGCCGCCCCACCCTCAGCGACGTGCTCGACCTTCCCGAGTACACCGGCTTCACCGACGTGCTCACCGGCGACATCACCCTGGACGAGGCGATCGTCAGCTGGGGACCCGACGACCTCAAAGTCGTCCTCGCCGGCTCCCGGCCCCCCAACCCCAGCGAACTGCTCGAATCCGCCGCCGCCAGCGAAGTCCTGCGGCGGATCCGCGAACGCTACGACGTCACCATCATCGACTGCCCGCCGCTGAACCCCGTCCCCGACGGCGCCGTGCTGGCCCGACTGCTCGGCGGCGTCATCCTCGTCATCGGCGCCCGCGTGCTCCGCGTCCGCGAACTGCGGCGGGCCATGGACCGGCTCACCGCCATCGGCGCCACCGTCGAAGGCGCCGTGTTCAACCTGTCCCGCTCCCGCGAAGACCACCGCTACAGCTACGCACCGACCAAAGCGCCCGCCCGCCCCGCCGAACCAGACACGGCGGAGATCACGA
- a CDS encoding MFS transporter encodes MTRPRSGAHLAALAVTQVIAWGVLYYAVLVAAPAIADETGWDERAIFLAITAGLLTSAVSAVPVGRWLDRHPRRVMVTGAIVGTIALLAAAASPTIWIFAAAWIVCGTAQAAVLYQAAFTVITHRYHSDRRGPLTLVTLAGGLASTIFAPLTGWLVLEVGWRVAFVVLAAILAAAAIPTYALTVERAWPHLDKVAERDGASRRILRSRRFWILASSFALMSFSLYAVTLSAVPASVEKGFDLQTAAWVLGVIGAGQVFGRLLYMTLPRTAAPWIAAMLAGLLGSSALWAFAFVGGTLGILIAGLAAGAVRGALTLVQASAVADRWGVDSYGRLNGALAAPVMALTAFAPGAAALVAGALGSYASMAFVMAVVCAVGGLLAIRR; translated from the coding sequence ATGACGCGTCCCCGATCCGGCGCGCACCTGGCCGCCCTGGCGGTCACGCAGGTCATCGCATGGGGCGTGCTCTACTACGCCGTGCTCGTCGCAGCGCCCGCGATCGCCGACGAGACCGGGTGGGACGAGCGGGCGATCTTCCTCGCCATCACCGCCGGGCTGCTTACCTCCGCAGTCTCCGCTGTCCCGGTCGGGCGGTGGCTGGATCGACATCCCCGACGCGTCATGGTGACCGGCGCCATCGTCGGAACAATCGCGCTGCTAGCCGCCGCGGCATCCCCGACCATATGGATCTTCGCCGCGGCATGGATCGTGTGCGGCACAGCCCAGGCGGCCGTGCTCTACCAGGCCGCCTTCACCGTCATCACACACCGCTACCATTCCGATCGACGCGGACCACTCACACTCGTCACCCTCGCCGGCGGACTCGCATCCACGATCTTCGCGCCCCTCACCGGGTGGCTCGTCCTCGAAGTCGGATGGCGGGTGGCGTTCGTGGTCCTCGCCGCGATCCTCGCGGCGGCCGCGATCCCCACCTACGCTCTCACCGTGGAACGGGCCTGGCCGCACCTCGACAAGGTAGCCGAGCGTGATGGCGCGTCCCGGCGCATCCTCCGCTCCCGCCGCTTCTGGATCCTTGCCAGCTCGTTCGCCCTGATGTCGTTCTCGCTCTACGCCGTGACGCTGTCTGCCGTCCCCGCGTCGGTTGAGAAGGGCTTCGACCTGCAGACCGCAGCGTGGGTACTCGGCGTGATCGGCGCCGGCCAGGTGTTCGGGCGGCTGCTCTATATGACCCTCCCCCGCACAGCCGCTCCGTGGATCGCTGCCATGCTGGCGGGTCTTCTGGGCTCCAGTGCCCTCTGGGCGTTCGCATTCGTCGGGGGAACCCTCGGGATCCTCATCGCCGGGCTTGCTGCCGGCGCTGTCCGCGGCGCGCTCACGCTCGTCCAAGCATCGGCGGTCGCCGATCGCTGGGGCGTGGACTCGTACGGGAGACTCAACGGGGCTCTCGCCGCGCCGGTCATGGCGCTGACCGCGTTCGCGCCTGGCGCAGCCGCGTTGGTCGCCGGCGCGCTCGGGTCATATGCGTCGATGGCCTTCGTGATGGCTGTCGTCTGCGCCGTGGGCGGACTCCTCGCCATCCGGCGCTAG
- a CDS encoding aquaporin has product MSPLARAAVGEFLGSAGLAAVVVGSGIAAQRLSPTDVGLQLFENAIATALGLAVLILAFATVSGSHFNPVVTVVDITLHRRSWSTAAVYLPTQVLGCIAGAVLANVMFAAPAVAWSTTDRADWPHLLSEVVATAGLILVIFALVRTGRSHLAAPAVGAYIGAAYFFTSSTSFANPAITIGRMFTDTFAGIAPASALPFIGAQLVGAALGFAAVRVLFPAAAEPATARD; this is encoded by the coding sequence GTGAGCCCCCTCGCACGCGCTGCCGTCGGCGAGTTCCTCGGCAGCGCAGGACTCGCCGCGGTCGTGGTCGGCTCCGGCATCGCCGCGCAACGCCTCTCCCCGACCGACGTCGGGCTGCAGCTGTTCGAGAACGCGATCGCCACCGCCCTCGGACTGGCCGTGCTGATCCTCGCGTTCGCCACCGTCTCCGGGTCTCATTTCAACCCCGTGGTCACCGTTGTGGACATCACCTTGCACCGCCGCAGCTGGTCCACCGCCGCCGTCTACCTGCCCACCCAGGTGCTCGGCTGCATCGCCGGCGCGGTGCTGGCGAACGTCATGTTCGCCGCCCCGGCCGTGGCCTGGAGCACCACCGACCGGGCGGACTGGCCGCACCTCCTGTCCGAGGTGGTCGCCACCGCCGGGCTCATCCTGGTCATCTTCGCGCTGGTCCGCACCGGCCGCTCCCACCTGGCCGCCCCCGCGGTCGGCGCCTACATCGGCGCCGCCTACTTCTTCACCTCGTCGACGAGCTTCGCCAACCCCGCGATCACCATCGGCCGCATGTTCACAGACACGTTCGCCGGCATCGCCCCCGCCTCCGCGCTGCCGTTCATCGGCGCGCAACTGGTCGGCGCGGCACTCGGCTTCGCCGCCGTCCGGGTGCTGTTCCCCGCCGCCGCGGAGCCCGCCACCGCGCGAGACTGA
- a CDS encoding metalloregulator ArsR/SmtB family transcription factor, with product MATMLDLTDVTAGVCCTPLVREPLTAEEAEQLAGTMKALADPTRLRLLSIVAASEDTEACVCDLIEPVGLSQPTVSHHLKILTNAGFLTRSKRGTWAYFKLVPGALDRVSQLLVAS from the coding sequence ATGGCCACCATGCTCGACCTCACCGACGTCACCGCCGGCGTGTGCTGCACACCGCTGGTACGCGAGCCGCTCACCGCCGAAGAGGCGGAGCAGCTGGCCGGGACGATGAAGGCTCTTGCCGATCCGACGCGGCTGCGGCTGCTGTCCATCGTGGCGGCCTCCGAAGACACCGAAGCGTGTGTGTGCGACCTGATCGAACCGGTCGGGCTGAGTCAGCCGACCGTGTCGCACCATCTGAAGATCCTCACCAACGCCGGTTTCCTCACGCGCAGCAAGCGAGGCACGTGGGCGTACTTCAAGCTCGTGCCCGGCGCGCTCGACCGCGTCTCGCAGCTCCTCGTCGCCTCGTGA
- a CDS encoding FAD-dependent oxidoreductase encodes MDIDSCRYAVAESSIEVHRYSLEAVVTLLDPTPRTVTADRVSTLPVVIIGAGPIGLAAAANLVERDIDIVIFEAGDQVAASVRSWGHTRLFSPWKHLVDPASRRLLAEHGWEIPAPEAAPTGAELVEQYVAPLAELPEIASRLRLGVEVVAVTREGMDRTRTRSRAATPFAVRIRSANGDIEDIAARAVIDASGTYRSPNSLSSNGLELLGMTDIADAVAPALPDVLGRDRERFAGRHTTVVGAGHSAANTLLGLAELALQEPGTTVTWLIRNAQAVRVSSSPDDELADRARLGSRVDHAVADGRITVLDGFEIIRARRTGGGVELVGQRRGEVVVHTTDVVVNATGFRPNLEMLREIRLELDEIVEAPKRLAPLIDPNVHSCGTVEPHGFRELTHPEQGFFIVGMKSYGRAPTFLLATGYEQVRSVTAWLAGDTASASNVELVLPSTGVCSTNLGDGASSCCS; translated from the coding sequence GTGGATATTGACAGTTGTCGATATGCCGTTGCAGAATCGAGCATCGAAGTTCATCGATATTCGTTGGAGGCTGTTGTGACTCTGCTCGACCCGACACCGCGAACCGTGACCGCGGACCGTGTGTCGACCCTTCCCGTCGTGATCATCGGCGCCGGCCCGATCGGACTGGCGGCCGCGGCCAACCTGGTCGAGCGCGACATCGACATCGTCATCTTCGAAGCCGGGGACCAGGTCGCCGCGAGCGTGCGGTCCTGGGGCCACACGCGACTGTTCTCGCCGTGGAAACACCTCGTCGACCCCGCCTCCCGCCGCCTACTCGCCGAGCACGGCTGGGAGATCCCGGCGCCGGAGGCGGCTCCGACCGGTGCCGAGCTGGTGGAGCAGTACGTCGCGCCGCTGGCCGAGTTGCCGGAGATCGCCTCCCGGCTGCGGCTGGGCGTCGAGGTCGTCGCGGTCACCCGCGAGGGCATGGACCGCACCCGCACCCGCTCGCGCGCAGCGACCCCATTCGCGGTCCGCATCCGCAGCGCAAACGGCGACATCGAGGACATCGCCGCTCGCGCGGTGATCGACGCGTCCGGCACCTATCGCTCGCCCAACTCGCTGTCCTCCAACGGGCTCGAGCTCTTGGGTATGACCGACATCGCCGATGCGGTGGCACCGGCGCTGCCGGACGTCCTCGGCCGCGACCGGGAGCGTTTCGCCGGCCGCCACACCACCGTCGTGGGCGCGGGCCACTCCGCAGCGAACACCCTCCTGGGACTGGCGGAGCTGGCGCTTCAGGAGCCGGGAACGACCGTGACCTGGCTGATCCGCAACGCGCAGGCCGTCCGGGTCTCTTCGTCCCCGGATGACGAACTCGCCGATCGCGCGCGGCTGGGCAGCCGCGTGGACCACGCCGTCGCCGACGGCCGGATCACCGTGCTCGATGGCTTCGAGATCATCCGTGCCCGACGCACCGGCGGAGGCGTCGAGCTCGTCGGGCAACGGCGCGGCGAGGTCGTCGTCCACACCACCGATGTCGTCGTGAACGCCACCGGGTTCCGTCCCAACCTCGAGATGCTGCGCGAGATCCGCCTCGAGCTCGACGAGATCGTCGAGGCTCCCAAGCGCCTCGCCCCGCTGATCGACCCGAACGTGCACTCCTGTGGGACTGTCGAGCCCCACGGGTTCCGCGAGCTCACCCACCCCGAGCAGGGATTCTTCATCGTCGGCATGAAGTCCTACGGGCGCGCGCCGACCTTCCTACTCGCCACCGGCTACGAGCAGGTCCGCTCCGTCACCGCATGGCTCGCCGGCGACACCGCCTCGGCATCGAACGTCGAGCTGGTCCTCCCTTCGACCGGAGTGTGCTCCACGAACCTCGGCGACGGCGCGTCAAGCTGCTGCTCGTGA
- a CDS encoding N-acetyltransferase family protein, giving the protein MTADDWPAVGAIYTQGIEDGEATFEVATPTWAAFDAGKLRNVRFVAVDTDGLLVGWVAASPVSSRPAYRGVVEHSVYIDRAARGRGVGRVLLDAFIAASEQAGIWTIQSSIFPENAASRRLHESAGFRTVGRRERIARSGTGPHAGMWRDTLLIERRSAVVDGG; this is encoded by the coding sequence ATGACTGCCGACGATTGGCCGGCGGTCGGGGCGATCTACACGCAAGGGATCGAGGACGGGGAGGCGACCTTCGAAGTCGCCACCCCTACCTGGGCGGCGTTTGACGCCGGGAAGCTTCGCAACGTTCGCTTCGTCGCCGTGGACACCGACGGCTTGCTCGTGGGCTGGGTGGCCGCGTCACCGGTCTCCTCGCGACCCGCGTACCGCGGGGTTGTCGAGCATTCCGTGTACATCGACCGAGCTGCACGTGGTCGCGGCGTCGGGCGCGTGCTGCTCGACGCCTTCATCGCCGCGTCAGAGCAAGCCGGGATCTGGACGATCCAGTCGAGCATCTTCCCCGAGAACGCCGCCAGCCGCCGGCTCCACGAATCCGCGGGGTTCCGGACGGTGGGTCGACGGGAACGCATCGCCCGGTCGGGGACAGGACCTCACGCCGGGATGTGGCGCGACACACTGCTCATCGAGCGCCGCAGCGCTGTCGTCGACGGCGGCTGA
- a CDS encoding FAD-dependent monooxygenase, with amino-acid sequence MGSASTVSAGAAVESIDMSLSPDSLDRLEAAGMSDAVDVPLCVGDSRDVAAMNVEQTEVLVVGAGPSGLMAALCLARLGVRAVVIDGKDGPTRESRALALQARSMELYAQLGLADEVAREAQRSPKIVPGYGARTFPAVSFAAFGRTLTPFPGIHVLEQSRNERLLAQGLTDAGGDLRWRHALTSIEIDEAAPLPVTVEVATPRGPRTIHARWCIAADGASSPVREQLGLSFEGTTNPRRFYVIDAIGTRGLVRQAVNLRFARDDFLLTFPMGPGGHDRLLGVVESDDPDLEGLVRRRLQREFNVSFSATAWASSYRVHHRLATHFRSGPVFLVGDAAHVHSPVGAQGMNTGLQDAHNLACKLADVVLRGADPRILDRYEAERRPVASRLVTSTDAAFNRITSAKRSARFVRSRVVPVVAPIAVRIMPRVIGTQRIYGYLAQIRIHYWMSDEQKRSTRGRRDRIVGRRLPWTGGNYAALRHFTWQLHSYGFADPAAVSVVAASLGIAAVSFPADPYRRLRTDRLYLVRPDGFVAGAAAAFDAVPAFAPFVPPKSFTAPD; translated from the coding sequence GTGGGGTCGGCGAGCACCGTCAGTGCGGGAGCGGCCGTCGAATCCATAGACATGAGTCTATCTCCCGACTCCCTCGATCGACTTGAAGCGGCCGGCATGAGCGATGCCGTTGACGTGCCGTTGTGCGTTGGAGATTCTCGTGATGTGGCTGCCATGAACGTGGAGCAGACGGAGGTGCTGGTCGTCGGGGCGGGGCCGAGCGGTCTGATGGCTGCCCTGTGCTTGGCGCGGCTCGGCGTGAGAGCCGTGGTGATCGACGGTAAGGACGGGCCGACCCGCGAGTCGCGGGCCCTCGCCTTGCAGGCGCGGTCGATGGAGCTGTACGCGCAGTTGGGGCTTGCGGATGAGGTGGCGAGGGAGGCGCAGCGGTCGCCCAAGATCGTGCCGGGTTACGGCGCCCGGACGTTCCCGGCGGTGAGCTTCGCGGCGTTCGGCCGCACCCTGACACCGTTTCCCGGCATCCACGTCCTCGAACAGAGCAGGAATGAGCGCCTCCTCGCCCAAGGTCTCACGGATGCCGGCGGTGACCTCCGGTGGCGGCATGCACTCACGTCCATCGAGATCGACGAGGCCGCGCCGTTACCGGTGACCGTCGAGGTGGCGACACCGCGAGGCCCCAGGACCATCCACGCGCGATGGTGCATCGCCGCGGACGGCGCATCCTCGCCCGTACGCGAGCAGCTCGGTCTGTCATTCGAGGGCACGACCAATCCCCGACGGTTCTACGTCATCGACGCGATCGGCACACGCGGGCTGGTCCGCCAAGCGGTGAACCTGCGCTTTGCCCGCGACGACTTCCTCCTCACGTTCCCGATGGGCCCGGGCGGTCATGATCGGCTTCTCGGCGTGGTGGAGAGCGACGACCCGGACCTGGAGGGCCTCGTGCGACGTCGGCTGCAGCGCGAGTTCAACGTGAGCTTCAGTGCGACGGCGTGGGCCTCGAGCTATCGCGTGCACCACCGTCTCGCCACCCATTTCCGATCCGGTCCGGTGTTCCTGGTCGGCGACGCCGCGCATGTGCACTCCCCGGTCGGCGCGCAGGGCATGAACACCGGCCTTCAGGATGCGCACAACCTGGCCTGCAAGCTCGCCGACGTCGTGCTGCGCGGCGCTGACCCCCGCATCCTCGACCGCTACGAAGCGGAACGGCGACCGGTCGCGTCCCGCCTAGTCACAAGCACGGATGCCGCCTTCAATCGGATCACCTCGGCCAAGCGGTCCGCGCGCTTCGTGCGCAGCCGGGTGGTGCCCGTCGTCGCACCGATCGCCGTGCGGATCATGCCGCGCGTCATCGGCACCCAGCGCATCTACGGCTACCTCGCCCAGATTCGTATCCATTACTGGATGTCGGACGAGCAGAAGCGGAGCACCCGCGGCCGGCGCGACCGCATCGTAGGTCGACGACTGCCGTGGACCGGCGGCAACTACGCTGCGCTCCGGCACTTCACGTGGCAGCTGCACAGCTACGGGTTCGCCGATCCCGCAGCGGTCAGTGTTGTCGCCGCATCTCTTGGGATCGCTGCGGTGAGCTTTCCGGCAGACCCATATCGTCGGCTGCGCACCGACCGTCTCTACCTGGTACGTCCGGACGGTTTCGTCGCCGGCGCGGCTGCCGCTTTCGACGCCGTGCCGGCGTTCGCCCCATTCGTTCCACCCAAGTCATTCACTGCACCTGATTGA
- a CDS encoding metalloregulator ArsR/SmtB family transcription factor: MLADPTRARILRLILDAPDGRQLVGRLADQLGFRQPTVSHHMRALLDAGVVTREPEGRRVWYSINPDQSELVTTVLGGVTTGEPEPDLGRVVADLQGRFHGVIGPETVERYVRESHALLAARESTPLLASRTAAFAAQRLTDLLRVDESTRSVPEVLFVCVQNAGRSQLAAGILRQLAGDRIVVRTAGSEPAADVRTSIVNALDEIGVPMSGEFPKPLTDEAVRAADFVITMGCGDACPIYPGRRYLDWDIEDPAGKSLAAVRRIRDDIDGRVRDLLAGMQLAVV, encoded by the coding sequence GTGCTCGCCGACCCCACCCGTGCGCGTATCCTGCGCCTGATCCTCGACGCTCCGGACGGGCGACAACTGGTCGGCCGGCTCGCTGACCAGCTCGGCTTCCGCCAGCCGACCGTCAGTCACCACATGCGTGCGCTCCTCGACGCCGGTGTGGTCACTCGCGAGCCCGAAGGCAGGCGTGTCTGGTACTCCATCAACCCGGACCAGAGCGAGCTGGTGACCACCGTTCTCGGTGGCGTCACGACAGGCGAACCGGAACCGGACCTGGGGCGAGTGGTAGCAGATCTTCAGGGTCGCTTCCATGGTGTCATCGGCCCCGAGACGGTGGAGCGGTACGTGCGGGAAAGTCACGCGTTACTGGCCGCCCGTGAGTCGACGCCCCTGCTCGCCTCACGTACGGCGGCCTTCGCCGCCCAGCGCCTCACCGACCTGCTCCGCGTCGACGAGAGCACCCGGTCAGTGCCCGAGGTCCTGTTCGTCTGCGTTCAGAACGCCGGCCGCTCGCAGTTGGCCGCCGGAATCCTGCGACAGCTGGCCGGCGACCGCATCGTCGTCCGCACCGCTGGCTCCGAACCCGCCGCCGATGTCCGAACATCCATCGTGAACGCGCTCGACGAGATCGGCGTGCCCATGTCCGGCGAGTTCCCCAAGCCCCTCACCGACGAAGCGGTTCGCGCCGCCGACTTTGTCATCACGATGGGCTGCGGAGATGCGTGCCCGATCTACCCGGGCCGCCGCTACCTGGATTGGGACATCGAAGATCCGGCCGGCAAGTCGCTCGCCGCCGTGCGGCGCATCCGCGACGACATCGACGGCCGCGTCCGAGACCTGCTCGCGGGCATGCAACTCGCGGTGGTGTAA
- a CDS encoding arsenate reductase ArsC: MSEDKPTVLFVCVHNAGRSQMAAGYLRALGGDDVEVLSAGSAPKDSINPVAVEAMAEEDIDIAGNTPKVLTVDAVRESDVVITMGCGDACPIFPGKRYEDWELDDPAGQGIDAVRPIRDEIRRRVELLLTEILPARGAA, translated from the coding sequence ATGAGCGAAGACAAGCCCACCGTCCTGTTCGTCTGCGTTCACAACGCGGGACGTTCGCAGATGGCCGCCGGCTATCTCCGGGCGCTCGGCGGCGACGATGTCGAGGTGCTTTCGGCGGGATCCGCACCCAAAGACTCGATCAACCCCGTCGCCGTCGAGGCGATGGCGGAAGAAGACATCGACATCGCCGGAAACACACCCAAGGTCCTGACCGTCGACGCTGTGCGTGAGTCGGATGTCGTCATCACGATGGGCTGCGGCGACGCTTGTCCCATCTTCCCTGGCAAGCGCTACGAAGACTGGGAACTGGACGACCCGGCTGGTCAGGGGATCGACGCCGTGCGGCCGATCCGCGACGAGATCCGCCGCCGGGTCGAGCTTCTGCTGACGGAGATCCTTCCCGCCCGGGGTGCGGCGTGA
- a CDS encoding arsenate reductase ArsC, with amino-acid sequence MIGGAGQGALLAPDSVLHRAAERLAQQFAGMVNEETVERVVFESYTGLARTAAVRTHLPSLAEKFARDRLTALAQSKGLIAKRVPEVLFVCVQNSGRSQMAAALTRQIAGGRVHVRSAGSQPGERILPEVALVLAEIDLDVTEEFPKPLTDDVVRAADAVITMGCGDACPLYPGKRYLDWQLDDPADLDLDGVRRVRDDIRGRVEHLLSELIPV; translated from the coding sequence GTGATCGGCGGGGCAGGGCAGGGCGCGCTCCTCGCGCCGGACTCGGTGCTGCATCGCGCGGCGGAGCGACTAGCGCAACAGTTCGCTGGGATGGTCAACGAGGAGACGGTGGAGCGGGTGGTGTTCGAGTCGTACACCGGCCTGGCCCGTACCGCGGCCGTGAGGACCCATCTTCCCAGCCTCGCCGAAAAATTCGCACGCGACCGGCTGACCGCGCTCGCCCAGTCGAAGGGCCTCATCGCTAAGCGCGTCCCCGAGGTGCTGTTCGTGTGCGTGCAGAACTCCGGGCGATCCCAAATGGCAGCCGCACTCACCCGGCAGATCGCCGGGGGTCGCGTCCACGTGCGCTCGGCCGGCTCGCAGCCGGGTGAGCGCATTCTTCCTGAGGTTGCGCTGGTCCTCGCCGAGATCGACCTGGATGTCACCGAAGAGTTTCCCAAGCCGCTCACCGATGACGTGGTCCGGGCCGCGGACGCGGTGATCACCATGGGCTGCGGCGACGCTTGCCCGCTGTATCCGGGCAAGCGGTACCTGGACTGGCAGCTCGACGACCCGGCGGACCTCGATCTGGATGGTGTCCGGCGCGTCCGTGACGACATTCGGGGCCGCGTCGAACACCTCCTTTCCGAGCTGATCCCCGTCTGA
- a CDS encoding FAD-dependent oxidoreductase, with protein sequence MHIVAIGGSDAGISAALRARELDQSADVTVVVADEYPNYSICGIPYYFSGDVQPWQSLAHRTHADLEATGMQLRLNTLATRIDVADRRLVVQDDHGESTIAYDELIVGTGALPAYAGIEGLGELGPEDGVHVIHSMGDTFALDTHLADRDPRAAVIIGAGYVGLEMAEGFRTRGMQVIQLQRGPEVLSTLDPELASAVREELVAHGVDVHTDTTVRAVTKTDTGLVVHAEHRGEPVSHAADLVLAVVGVRPNTALLEQAGARLGAGRAVVVDDRMQTGLPHVLAAGDGVVTHHRLLGTTYLPLGTTAHKQRRIAGENALGGQARFAGSVGTQVVKVFDLVAARAGLREHEAAAAGYAPATTQSVADDHKRYYPGAQPISMRITGDRDTGLLLGAQMVGRLGTETAKRIDTFATALFAGLTIEQISDLDLSYTPPLGSPWDAVQAAAQAWSRAHQPIGASA encoded by the coding sequence ATGCACATCGTCGCCATCGGCGGCAGCGACGCGGGTATCTCCGCCGCGCTGCGCGCCCGTGAACTCGACCAGTCCGCCGACGTCACCGTGGTGGTCGCCGACGAGTACCCGAACTACTCGATCTGCGGCATCCCGTACTACTTCTCCGGCGACGTGCAGCCCTGGCAGTCGCTGGCGCACCGCACGCACGCCGACCTGGAGGCGACCGGGATGCAGCTGCGGCTGAACACCCTGGCCACTCGGATCGACGTCGCCGATCGTCGGCTTGTCGTGCAGGACGACCACGGCGAATCGACCATCGCCTACGACGAACTGATCGTCGGCACCGGCGCCCTCCCCGCTTACGCCGGCATCGAGGGACTCGGCGAGCTGGGCCCCGAGGACGGGGTCCACGTCATCCACTCGATGGGCGACACGTTCGCCCTCGATACGCACCTGGCCGACCGGGACCCGCGCGCCGCGGTCATCATCGGCGCGGGCTACGTCGGGCTCGAGATGGCCGAAGGGTTCCGCACGCGCGGCATGCAGGTCATCCAGCTGCAGCGCGGCCCCGAGGTGCTCTCCACACTCGACCCCGAACTCGCATCCGCGGTGCGGGAGGAACTCGTCGCGCACGGCGTCGACGTGCACACCGACACCACGGTCAGGGCGGTCACCAAGACCGACACCGGGCTCGTCGTGCACGCCGAGCACCGCGGTGAGCCGGTGTCCCACGCCGCCGATCTCGTGCTCGCCGTCGTCGGCGTCCGCCCGAACACCGCCCTGCTCGAGCAGGCCGGCGCCCGCCTGGGCGCCGGACGTGCGGTGGTGGTCGACGACCGGATGCAGACCGGCCTCCCGCACGTTCTCGCAGCCGGGGACGGCGTCGTCACGCATCACCGCCTGCTCGGCACGACCTACCTTCCGCTCGGCACGACCGCTCACAAGCAGCGCCGTATCGCCGGCGAGAACGCCCTCGGCGGCCAGGCACGCTTCGCCGGCTCCGTCGGCACCCAGGTGGTCAAGGTCTTCGACCTCGTCGCCGCCCGCGCCGGGTTGCGGGAGCATGAGGCCGCGGCGGCCGGATACGCGCCGGCGACCACCCAATCCGTCGCCGACGATCACAAGCGCTACTACCCGGGCGCCCAACCGATCAGCATGCGCATCACCGGCGACCGCGACACCGGTCTGCTGCTGGGCGCGCAGATGGTCGGCCGGCTCGGCACCGAAACCGCCAAACGCATCGACACCTTCGCCACCGCGCTGTTCGCCGGCCTCACCATCGAGCAGATCAGCGACCTCGATCTCTCCTATACCCCGCCGCTCGGATCGCCCTGGGACGCGGTACAAGCCGCCGCCCAAGCCTGGAGTAGAGCGCACCAGCCGATCGGAGCTTCCGCATGA